A window of the Branchiibius hedensis genome harbors these coding sequences:
- a CDS encoding TetR/AcrR family transcriptional regulator yields the protein MKAKQPGTIGRPQDEGLTDRILAATVQLVLDGGYAALSMEAVAQVAGCGRPAIYRRFSGKDELVAAAAATVLHLGPLPDHGNLEDDLIDHVLYSRDYQNQPRLIRAGVVQGLPAIFEPGVFALLWDRLLSKRRDQGVEIIERGIARGEIDPLVDPDVVLDLLAGLTLYRQSIKRIDVPEQQYRTAIQALIAHPPLMVTP from the coding sequence ATGAAGGCCAAGCAACCCGGCACGATAGGCCGACCACAGGACGAGGGCCTGACCGACCGAATCCTGGCGGCGACGGTCCAGCTGGTACTGGACGGTGGCTATGCCGCTTTGAGTATGGAGGCTGTCGCACAGGTCGCCGGCTGCGGGCGACCGGCCATCTACCGCCGGTTCTCCGGCAAGGACGAGTTGGTCGCCGCCGCCGCCGCCACGGTTCTACACCTCGGGCCGCTGCCGGACCACGGCAACCTCGAGGACGATCTGATCGATCACGTCCTCTACAGCCGCGACTACCAGAATCAACCGCGACTGATCCGTGCGGGCGTCGTGCAGGGCCTGCCGGCCATCTTCGAACCGGGCGTCTTCGCGCTGCTGTGGGACAGGCTGCTCAGCAAACGCCGTGACCAAGGCGTCGAGATCATCGAGCGCGGCATCGCGCGCGGTGAGATCGATCCCTTGGTCGACCCGGACGTCGTCCTCGATCTGCTGGCCGGGCTGACGCTCTACCGGCAGTCCATCAAACGCATCGACGTACCCGAGCAGCAGTACCGCACCGCCATCCAGGCCCTCATTGCCCACCCGCCGCTGATGGTCACGCCATGA
- the pdxY gene encoding pyridoxal kinase PdxY: protein MKVLSIQSSVSYGHAGNSSAVFPLQRLGHEVWPVYTVHFSNHTGYGQWRGPVFSPDTVADVVLGIEERGVLPQCDAVLSGYMGDAEIGEVILDAVARVKAANPAAVYCADPVMGDVGRGFFVREGIPQFMRDRVVPVADILTPNQFELEYLTGGPIATVDDLLRAVDDVRERGPKTVLVTSVQTDETPADSVQMVLATDAGAWLVTTPLLPMYVSGAGDATAAIFLAHVLGQDPATALAETADSVFTIMATTHEAGSREIALIAAQDGIAHPSGQFEAVRLR, encoded by the coding sequence GTGAAGGTCCTGTCGATCCAGAGCTCCGTGTCCTACGGGCACGCCGGCAACTCTTCCGCGGTCTTCCCGCTGCAGCGGCTGGGCCACGAGGTGTGGCCGGTCTACACCGTGCACTTCTCCAACCACACCGGGTACGGCCAGTGGCGCGGGCCGGTCTTCAGTCCCGACACCGTGGCCGACGTCGTGCTGGGCATCGAGGAGCGGGGCGTCCTGCCGCAGTGCGACGCGGTGCTGTCGGGGTACATGGGGGATGCCGAGATCGGCGAAGTCATCCTCGATGCTGTCGCGCGCGTCAAAGCCGCGAACCCGGCGGCGGTCTACTGTGCCGACCCGGTCATGGGTGACGTGGGGCGGGGTTTCTTCGTGCGGGAGGGCATCCCGCAGTTCATGCGTGACCGGGTCGTACCCGTTGCCGACATCCTGACCCCTAATCAGTTCGAGTTGGAGTACCTCACCGGTGGGCCCATCGCCACGGTTGATGACCTGCTCAGGGCCGTGGACGACGTACGGGAACGGGGTCCCAAAACGGTGCTGGTCACCTCGGTGCAGACCGACGAGACACCGGCCGACTCGGTGCAGATGGTCCTGGCCACCGATGCGGGCGCGTGGTTGGTGACCACTCCGCTGCTGCCGATGTACGTCTCCGGTGCAGGCGATGCGACGGCCGCGATCTTCTTGGCGCACGTGCTGGGTCAGGACCCGGCCACGGCGCTCGCGGAGACCGCCGACTCGGTCTTCACGATCATGGCGACCACGCACGAAGCGGGTTCTCGGGAGATCGCGCTGATCGCTGCACAGGACGGAATCGCCCATCCCAGTGGGCAATTCGAGGCAGTGCGGCTGCGCTGA
- the ppk2 gene encoding polyphosphate kinase 2 → MAKSKSAKKTDLLQPEEGTVLTPLGGVDETETWKHNYPYDKKMSRREYERLKKGMQIELLKMQAWVKESGEKVVLVFEGRDAAGKGGSIKRFTEHLNPRGARVVALEKPTEREMSQWYFQRYVTHLPTAGEIVFFDRSWYNRAGVERVMGYCTDAQYDEFMRSAPGFEQMLVNSGTRLMKFWFSVGQQEQVTRFEKRRTDPLKQWKLSPTDLASLDKWDAYTEAKEAMFAATDTPWAPWTVVKSNDKKRGRIEAMRFVLSRLPYPAKDPTVVGAPDPLIVGSGKQILDEGEAGFQGGYRAGR, encoded by the coding sequence GTGGCCAAGTCGAAGTCCGCCAAGAAGACGGACCTACTTCAACCCGAAGAGGGCACGGTCCTCACTCCTCTCGGCGGCGTGGACGAGACCGAGACGTGGAAGCACAACTACCCCTACGACAAGAAGATGTCGCGGCGGGAGTACGAGCGGCTGAAGAAGGGTATGCAGATCGAGCTGCTGAAGATGCAGGCCTGGGTCAAGGAGTCCGGTGAGAAGGTCGTCCTGGTCTTCGAGGGCCGCGACGCCGCCGGCAAGGGTGGCTCGATCAAGCGGTTCACCGAGCACCTGAACCCTCGTGGTGCGCGCGTCGTCGCGCTGGAGAAGCCCACCGAGCGGGAGATGTCCCAGTGGTATTTCCAGCGCTACGTCACCCACCTGCCGACCGCGGGCGAGATCGTTTTCTTCGACCGCTCCTGGTACAACCGGGCGGGCGTCGAACGGGTCATGGGCTACTGCACCGACGCGCAGTACGACGAGTTCATGCGGTCCGCGCCCGGCTTCGAGCAGATGCTGGTCAACTCCGGGACCCGCCTGATGAAGTTCTGGTTCTCGGTGGGCCAACAGGAGCAGGTGACCCGCTTCGAGAAGCGCCGCACCGATCCGCTGAAGCAGTGGAAGTTGTCGCCGACCGACCTGGCCAGCCTCGACAAGTGGGACGCGTACACCGAGGCCAAGGAGGCGATGTTCGCCGCCACCGACACCCCGTGGGCGCCCTGGACGGTCGTGAAGTCCAACGACAAGAAGCGCGGCCGCATCGAAGCCATGCGCTTCGTGCTGTCCCGGTTGCCCTACCCGGCCAAGGACCCGACGGTGGTGGGCGCACCGGACCCGCTGATCGTCGGCTCGGGCAAGCAGATCCTGGACGAGGGCGAGGCCGGCTTCCAGGGCGGCTACCGCGCCGGTCGCTAG
- a CDS encoding phage tail tip lysozyme, which yields MSTTRKALGAVGAFSVIAAGMVAQGAPAQAAGRNGVCDSGEFCYYYNSGQAGSVSDFTSSLADYGATQPSCYDFKGAGAGKGKCLKNQAASAWNRTSKTVRVYYNSNYGGKYLDIKAGAKVNLGALKNQNASHKIGVSATKSNKEVAFDFFVGKGLTARQSAGIVGNLVVESGVDPTIKQIGGGPGRGIAQWSVGGRWDHDSKDNVIWYAGQKGTSSLSLSTQLNFTWYELNTFSTYGLSSLKGTTTISSATTTFMSKFERCGACNSTARVNAATDVYNQYH from the coding sequence ATGAGCACCACACGCAAGGCCCTGGGCGCGGTTGGCGCGTTCAGCGTGATTGCCGCCGGAATGGTGGCCCAGGGAGCGCCGGCGCAGGCTGCTGGTCGCAACGGTGTCTGTGATAGCGGTGAGTTCTGTTACTACTACAACTCCGGTCAGGCGGGGTCGGTGTCGGACTTCACGTCGTCGCTGGCGGACTACGGGGCAACCCAGCCGTCCTGTTATGACTTCAAGGGTGCGGGTGCCGGCAAGGGCAAGTGCCTCAAGAACCAGGCGGCTTCGGCGTGGAACCGCACGTCCAAGACGGTGCGGGTCTACTACAACAGCAACTACGGCGGGAAGTACCTGGACATCAAGGCCGGTGCGAAGGTCAACCTGGGTGCGCTGAAGAACCAGAACGCCTCGCACAAGATCGGTGTCTCCGCGACCAAGTCCAACAAGGAGGTCGCCTTCGACTTCTTCGTGGGCAAGGGACTCACCGCGCGGCAGTCCGCGGGCATCGTCGGCAACCTCGTGGTCGAGTCAGGAGTGGATCCCACGATCAAGCAGATCGGCGGCGGCCCGGGCCGGGGCATCGCGCAGTGGAGTGTTGGCGGCCGGTGGGATCACGACAGCAAAGACAACGTGATCTGGTACGCCGGGCAGAAGGGCACCAGCTCGCTGAGCTTGTCGACACAGCTGAATTTCACCTGGTACGAGCTGAATACGTTCTCGACCTACGGTCTGTCCTCCCTGAAGGGGACCACGACCATCTCCAGCGCCACCACGACGTTCATGAGCAAGTTCGAGCGATGCGGTGCCTGCAACTCCACCGCGCGGGTCAACGCGGCGACCGATGTCTACAACCAGTACCACTGA
- a CDS encoding CHAP domain-containing protein: MKTTATKRVLGVLGVAGVVAGGMLAQGAPAQAAGRNGVCDSGEFCYYYNSGQAGSVSDFTGSLADYGTTQPSCYDFKGAGAGKGKCIKNQAASAWNRTSKTVRVYYNSNYGGKYLDIKAGAKVNLGALKNQNASHKIGVSTGGGSYTPKDDYPYKGATSGVDPWNFYKGQCTSFAAWTVNSRLGIKFSNSYKGQHWGNAINWDNAARAAGIPVSGTPKAGDIAVRNSGTYGHVAFVTKVNSNGTVEVDEYNFVHKDAYDHRTASVGSGTNSFDAFIHFK; encoded by the coding sequence ATGAAAACGACTGCTACCAAACGAGTTCTGGGCGTCCTCGGCGTCGCCGGTGTCGTAGCTGGCGGGATGCTGGCGCAGGGAGCGCCGGCGCAGGCTGCGGGTCGCAACGGTGTCTGTGACAGTGGCGAGTTCTGTTACTACTACAACTCCGGCCAGGCGGGGTCGGTGTCGGACTTCACCGGCTCACTTGCGGACTACGGGACAACCCAGCCGTCCTGTTACGACTTCAAGGGTGCTGGTGCCGGCAAGGGCAAGTGCATCAAGAACCAAGCGGCCTCGGCATGGAACCGCACGTCCAAGACGGTGCGCGTGTATTACAACAGCAACTACGGCGGGAAGTACCTGGACATCAAGGCCGGTGCGAAGGTGAACCTGGGTGCGCTGAAGAACCAGAACGCCTCGCACAAGATCGGCGTCAGCACCGGCGGCGGTTCCTACACACCGAAGGACGACTACCCGTACAAGGGCGCGACCAGCGGCGTCGACCCGTGGAACTTCTACAAGGGCCAGTGCACGAGTTTCGCTGCCTGGACGGTCAATTCGCGCCTCGGGATCAAGTTCAGCAACTCCTACAAGGGCCAGCACTGGGGCAATGCGATCAACTGGGACAACGCGGCCCGGGCCGCCGGGATCCCGGTGAGCGGTACCCCCAAGGCCGGGGACATCGCCGTACGCAACAGCGGTACCTATGGCCACGTTGCGTTCGTCACCAAGGTCAACAGCAACGGGACCGTCGAGGTCGACGAGTACAACTTCGTCCACAAGGACGCCTACGACCACCGCACGGCCTCGGTGGGCAGCGGCACGAACTCGTTCGACGCGTTCATCCACTTCAAGTAG
- a CDS encoding VC0807 family protein — MHPIRTVNEMMADGGRYASTIAMRGLGTMMALDVAIPLVAYYLARLAHIGMTPSLFIATIAAGIRMVWLIRKNGELDGFSVFMLVVFAGGLALSLVTGDPRFMLAKGAAATIAGGLVMIGSAAVKHPITFMVGKRLAGKDVQARGELERGWAVSQNFRIGFYVMACVWGIGLILESILRLWLIYTVNLDVAVASTTAITVVTFLILVAWQIWFVQRSRTLAKRAGYLTNDNVLRIDAPEAATAEAAFLE, encoded by the coding sequence GTGCACCCCATCCGCACCGTCAACGAGATGATGGCTGACGGCGGTCGCTATGCCAGCACCATCGCGATGCGCGGCCTCGGCACCATGATGGCGCTGGACGTCGCGATCCCGCTGGTCGCCTACTACCTGGCCCGGCTGGCGCACATCGGCATGACCCCGTCGCTGTTCATCGCCACGATCGCTGCTGGCATCCGGATGGTCTGGCTGATCCGCAAGAACGGCGAACTCGACGGCTTCTCCGTCTTCATGCTGGTGGTTTTCGCCGGCGGCCTGGCGTTGTCGCTGGTCACCGGCGACCCCCGGTTCATGCTCGCCAAAGGCGCAGCCGCCACGATCGCCGGTGGCCTGGTCATGATCGGATCCGCCGCCGTCAAACACCCGATCACCTTCATGGTCGGCAAACGCTTGGCCGGCAAGGACGTTCAGGCCCGCGGTGAACTCGAACGCGGCTGGGCCGTGTCCCAGAACTTCCGGATCGGGTTCTACGTGATGGCGTGCGTGTGGGGCATCGGTCTGATCCTCGAATCCATCCTGCGCCTCTGGCTGATCTACACCGTGAATCTCGATGTAGCAGTAGCCAGTACGACGGCCATCACCGTGGTGACGTTCCTGATCCTGGTCGCGTGGCAGATCTGGTTCGTCCAGCGCTCACGCACCCTGGCCAAGCGAGCGGGCTACCTGACCAACGACAACGTGCTGCGCATCGACGCACCGGAGGCGGCAACCGCCGAGGCCGCCTTCCTGGAATAG
- a CDS encoding type II toxin-antitoxin system death-on-curing family toxin: MTDFLTLDDILAAGTAALGQEPVVLDAGLLESAIFRPQATVFGDPAYPDTHEQAAALLESLVKNHAFQDGKKRTALISTLLFLAMNGWRVTATQDERFDLVIAVATDELSGVADIAARLRELTEPSSRP, encoded by the coding sequence GTGACCGACTTCCTCACACTGGACGACATCCTCGCTGCCGGAACCGCCGCCCTCGGGCAAGAACCGGTCGTCCTCGATGCCGGACTGCTCGAGTCCGCGATCTTCCGCCCGCAGGCCACGGTCTTCGGTGACCCCGCCTACCCCGACACCCACGAACAGGCGGCGGCGCTCTTGGAGTCGCTGGTCAAGAACCACGCCTTCCAGGACGGCAAGAAGCGAACCGCGCTGATCTCCACGTTGCTCTTCCTCGCGATGAACGGTTGGCGAGTGACCGCCACGCAGGACGAACGGTTCGACCTCGTCATCGCCGTCGCGACAGACGAGTTGAGCGGAGTTGCCGACATTGCTGCGCGGCTGCGCGAACTCACCGAGCCCTCCTCAAGGCCCTAA
- a CDS encoding CopG family transcriptional regulator codes for MAMTLRLTDDQTAALRKTAEHEGRSMHAVAVEAIEQYTAARTARRDALLERLVVENREVLDRLADA; via the coding sequence ATGGCCATGACACTACGGCTGACCGACGATCAGACCGCTGCTCTTCGCAAGACGGCCGAGCACGAAGGTCGCTCGATGCATGCCGTCGCGGTCGAGGCGATCGAGCAGTACACGGCAGCCCGAACCGCTCGCCGCGATGCGCTTCTGGAACGATTGGTCGTCGAAAACCGCGAGGTACTTGACCGCTTGGCCGATGCCTGA
- a CDS encoding ATP-binding protein, producing the protein MDPIRNPYAPGAGQRPPELAGRDEQLSTFAITLERVARGRPERSVVLIGLRGVGKTVLLNALRSSAVRAGWGTGKLEARPEQRLRRPLSSALHQGLRELGASGPVFDQVLGVVKAFAQREAGPNAKLRDKWSPGIDVPAVSGRADSGDIEIDLVELLSDVGGFASDVGRGVAIFIDEMQDLHPEDVSALCAACHEISQSGLPVLIVGAGLPHVPAVLSASKSYSERLFRFARIDRLPRAEADRALVTPAEEEGAAYEPEALEAMYAVTGGYPYFIQAYGKVVWDAATASPITAADVEMAAPIAEAELAVGFFGSRFDRATPGEREYLRAMADAALALEELDDTESVPTSEVAVVLGRKPQSLSPARDALLKKGLIYSGERGRIAFTVPHFGQYLRSHA; encoded by the coding sequence GTGGACCCGATCCGTAACCCGTACGCGCCCGGCGCCGGGCAGCGACCGCCGGAGTTGGCCGGTCGCGATGAGCAGTTGTCGACCTTCGCGATCACCCTGGAACGCGTCGCCCGAGGGCGTCCGGAGCGGTCGGTGGTGCTGATCGGATTGCGGGGTGTCGGCAAGACGGTGCTGCTGAACGCGTTGCGCTCCTCGGCGGTGCGGGCGGGGTGGGGCACCGGCAAGCTCGAGGCCCGTCCGGAGCAGCGACTGCGCCGACCGCTGTCCTCGGCGCTGCACCAGGGGTTGCGTGAGCTCGGAGCATCCGGGCCGGTCTTCGATCAGGTGCTCGGGGTGGTGAAGGCCTTCGCACAACGCGAGGCCGGACCGAACGCCAAGTTGCGGGACAAGTGGAGCCCGGGGATCGACGTACCTGCGGTATCCGGACGTGCAGACTCCGGTGACATCGAGATCGACCTGGTCGAATTGCTCTCAGACGTGGGCGGATTCGCCTCGGACGTCGGTCGCGGGGTGGCGATCTTCATCGACGAGATGCAGGACTTGCACCCCGAGGACGTGTCGGCGCTGTGCGCCGCGTGCCACGAGATCAGCCAGTCGGGGCTGCCGGTGCTGATCGTCGGAGCCGGGTTGCCGCACGTGCCGGCAGTGCTGTCGGCGTCAAAGTCGTACAGCGAGAGGCTGTTTCGATTCGCGCGCATCGACCGGCTACCGCGTGCGGAGGCTGACCGCGCATTGGTGACGCCCGCCGAAGAGGAGGGCGCGGCGTACGAGCCGGAAGCATTGGAGGCGATGTACGCCGTGACGGGCGGCTATCCGTATTTCATCCAGGCGTACGGCAAGGTCGTGTGGGACGCGGCGACGGCCTCGCCGATCACGGCGGCCGACGTGGAGATGGCGGCGCCGATCGCGGAGGCGGAGCTGGCGGTGGGCTTCTTCGGCTCGCGGTTCGACCGGGCGACGCCGGGCGAGCGGGAGTATCTGCGGGCGATGGCTGACGCAGCACTGGCCCTGGAGGAGTTGGACGACACCGAGTCGGTGCCGACGTCCGAGGTGGCGGTCGTGCTGGGCCGCAAACCCCAATCCCTTTCTCCTGCAAGGGATGCGTTGTTGAAGAAGGGGCTGATCTACTCCGGGGAGCGTGGGCGGATCGCGTTCACGGTGCCGCACTTCGGGCAGTACCTGCGCTCGCATGCCTAG
- a CDS encoding alpha/beta hydrolase family protein, whose translation MTPATSRMRNRSLAAICAVGIAGGGFLGTATIAKAAPAAVPSGPIAFSIKSFDGTTITGNYFRSPASDGRRAPTVLEGPGWGGAALTDPTAGTSTSGGTIGVAPLLANGYNVVSWNPRGFRTSTGQAQADSLLYEGRDVSAILNWVAHQPWAQLDRPGDPAVGMVGGSYGGGVQWAAAALDRRIDAIAPDISWNSLTTSLYPNRTAKSGWATSLYLTAVGAGQRNNPVIDTTFQQAASSVTISQQGINFLGSWQRTNLAAWVHAPALILQGTVDTLFPLDEAAANYAAVSRNRVPVKMVWFCGGHGVCLTNPGDTSVIERDTLAWLNRYVKRQRVSTGAGFEWVDQNGVWHSAASYRPNKVSHRGVSAGGSGTLSLVPTGGSGPYTGPGASQLGPIASLIATKAPNAVNVPIQFNRATKVLGAPRLSVTYSGTAPGSTNRVLAQIVDNSTGVVLGSQLTPFPVTLDGRTHRVSVPMEYIAASATAGQSFTLQLVANSSQINVRPSGGSVTFSKVSVTLPVAGH comes from the coding sequence ATGACCCCAGCCACCAGCCGCATGCGCAACCGCAGCCTGGCCGCGATCTGTGCAGTAGGAATTGCCGGTGGTGGGTTCCTCGGCACCGCAACGATCGCGAAGGCGGCACCGGCCGCCGTACCTTCTGGCCCAATTGCGTTCTCAATCAAGTCGTTTGACGGTACGACGATCACGGGCAACTACTTCCGGTCACCCGCCAGCGACGGGCGCCGAGCACCCACGGTGTTGGAGGGCCCGGGCTGGGGCGGGGCGGCGCTGACGGACCCCACGGCAGGCACGAGCACCTCCGGCGGCACCATCGGCGTGGCGCCGCTGTTGGCCAACGGCTACAACGTGGTCAGTTGGAACCCGCGAGGATTCCGTACGTCGACCGGTCAGGCGCAGGCCGACAGTCTGCTCTACGAGGGTCGCGACGTCTCGGCGATCCTGAACTGGGTGGCCCACCAGCCGTGGGCCCAGTTGGACCGTCCCGGCGACCCGGCCGTTGGGATGGTGGGCGGCTCGTACGGCGGCGGGGTGCAGTGGGCGGCCGCGGCCCTCGACCGACGGATCGACGCGATCGCCCCGGACATTTCGTGGAACTCGCTGACGACCAGCCTTTACCCCAACCGCACCGCGAAGTCCGGGTGGGCGACCTCGCTCTACCTCACGGCCGTCGGCGCGGGGCAGCGCAACAACCCCGTCATCGACACGACCTTCCAGCAGGCGGCCAGCTCGGTGACGATCTCCCAGCAGGGGATCAACTTCCTGGGTTCCTGGCAGCGCACGAACCTCGCCGCCTGGGTGCATGCGCCGGCGCTGATCCTGCAGGGCACGGTCGACACCCTGTTCCCCCTGGATGAGGCCGCGGCCAACTACGCAGCAGTCAGCCGCAACCGGGTGCCGGTCAAGATGGTGTGGTTCTGCGGCGGCCACGGCGTGTGCCTGACCAACCCCGGCGACACCAGTGTCATCGAGCGGGACACCCTCGCCTGGCTGAACCGATACGTGAAGCGTCAGCGCGTGAGCACCGGCGCCGGGTTCGAGTGGGTGGACCAGAACGGGGTCTGGCACTCCGCCGCGTCGTACCGGCCGAACAAGGTCAGCCACCGCGGTGTGAGCGCTGGCGGGTCCGGAACGTTGTCGCTGGTGCCCACCGGTGGGTCGGGTCCCTACACCGGACCGGGTGCCTCCCAGTTGGGACCGATCGCGTCCCTCATCGCGACGAAAGCGCCGAACGCGGTCAACGTCCCCATCCAATTCAACCGCGCCACAAAGGTTCTCGGTGCACCTCGCCTTTCGGTGACCTATTCCGGTACGGCGCCCGGCAGCACCAACCGGGTCCTCGCCCAGATCGTCGACAACAGTACGGGCGTCGTGCTCGGCAGCCAGTTGACGCCGTTCCCGGTGACGCTGGACGGGCGCACGCACCGCGTGAGTGTCCCGATGGAGTACATCGCAGCCAGTGCGACCGCGGGTCAGAGCTTCACGCTGCAACTGGTCGCCAACAGCAGCCAGATCAACGTGCGCCCCAGCGGTGGTTCGGTGACGTTCTCCAAGGTCTCCGTCACGTTGCCGGTCGCCGGACACTGA